A stretch of the Halomonas sp. BDJS001 genome encodes the following:
- the relA gene encoding GTP diphosphokinase, with the protein MVKVREDQPLTASGKVDIQQWLTRLQEDVRVREPERLVEACELAEQLELEAPRTHRVWLSPGSSFRMGLEMADILGELKLDQATLEAAVLYRAVREGLLSLESVAKRFGEEVASLIDGVLQMAAISYPLAPDHGMGQHNQQENLRKMLVNMVGDVRVALIKIAERTCALRQVKDAPREKCLQVAREVADIYAPLAHRLGIGQLKWELEDLSFRYLHEDEYKAIAKLLAEKRLDRDRYIHDVVETIKSLMEAQHIHRYDVDGRAKHIYSIWRKMKRKRIDFSQVHDVRAVRILVPEVADCYTVLGIIHSRWHHVPNEFDDYIANPKKNGYQSLHTAVMGPENKVLEIQIRTFAMHDEAELGVCAHWRYKGHDTNAKSRSYEEKIAWLRQVLEWQDEVGGFGDLREGLSSDVAPDRIYVFTPDGHVIDLPRIATPIDFAYRVHTEIGHRCRGAKINGRIVPLTYKLKTGQQIEILTATKGGPSRDWLNPSLGYVRTSRARAKIQAWFKHQARDQNLDEGRVLFDREMRRLDVEGLDLPKLAKAVNYQNAEDMYAAIGAGDLRIGQVLHQAQQLFGETDDQEQLDRLLAKPKRQSSKATKSDITVLGVGNLKTSMANCCRPVPGEPIIGFITQGRGVTVHRQDCSNILQLRLDEPQRIIEVEWGERAQTRYPVTIEIQAWDRSGLLRDVTGLLGNEKVNVLAVNTLTDTDEGIARLRITLEVDGLESLGRLFSRIQQLPNVTEVRRLRNADLDQQVRKGGA; encoded by the coding sequence ATGGTGAAAGTGCGTGAAGACCAGCCGCTAACCGCAAGCGGAAAGGTGGACATACAACAATGGTTAACGCGCCTTCAGGAGGATGTGCGTGTACGTGAACCTGAGCGTTTAGTCGAGGCCTGTGAGCTCGCTGAGCAGTTAGAGCTTGAGGCACCGCGTACCCATCGTGTATGGCTGTCGCCAGGCTCTAGCTTTCGCATGGGTCTGGAAATGGCCGATATTCTTGGTGAATTAAAACTAGATCAGGCGACACTTGAGGCCGCCGTTCTCTACCGCGCGGTGCGGGAAGGATTGCTGAGCCTCGAGTCGGTAGCAAAGCGTTTTGGCGAAGAAGTAGCCAGCCTGATTGATGGCGTGCTGCAAATGGCCGCGATCAGCTACCCATTGGCGCCTGACCATGGGATGGGCCAGCACAATCAGCAGGAGAACCTGCGCAAGATGCTGGTTAACATGGTGGGCGATGTACGCGTGGCGTTGATCAAAATTGCTGAACGTACCTGTGCCCTACGTCAGGTAAAGGATGCTCCCCGGGAAAAGTGTTTACAGGTTGCCAGAGAAGTTGCCGATATCTATGCGCCGTTAGCGCACCGCTTAGGCATTGGGCAACTGAAGTGGGAGCTGGAAGACCTATCGTTTCGTTACCTGCATGAAGATGAGTACAAAGCGATCGCCAAGCTTTTGGCGGAAAAGCGCCTCGACCGCGACCGCTATATTCACGATGTGGTCGAAACCATCAAGAGCTTGATGGAAGCGCAGCACATCCACCGCTACGATGTGGATGGTCGGGCCAAACATATCTACTCGATCTGGCGCAAAATGAAGCGTAAGCGGATCGACTTCTCGCAGGTGCACGATGTACGTGCGGTGCGCATACTGGTGCCGGAAGTGGCGGACTGCTACACCGTGCTGGGGATTATTCACTCGCGCTGGCACCATGTGCCCAACGAGTTTGACGACTACATCGCCAACCCCAAAAAGAACGGCTACCAGTCGCTGCACACCGCTGTTATGGGGCCGGAAAATAAAGTACTTGAAATCCAGATCCGCACCTTCGCCATGCACGACGAGGCGGAACTGGGCGTGTGTGCCCACTGGCGCTACAAAGGGCACGATACCAACGCCAAAAGCCGTAGCTACGAAGAGAAAATTGCCTGGCTGCGTCAGGTACTGGAGTGGCAGGACGAAGTGGGCGGCTTTGGCGATCTCCGCGAAGGGCTCTCGAGCGATGTGGCGCCTGACCGCATTTACGTTTTCACTCCCGACGGTCACGTGATTGATCTGCCGCGGATTGCCACACCGATCGATTTCGCCTATCGGGTGCATACCGAAATTGGCCACCGCTGTCGGGGCGCCAAGATTAACGGGCGCATTGTGCCGCTCACCTACAAGTTAAAAACTGGCCAGCAGATTGAAATTCTTACCGCCACCAAGGGGGGGCCAAGCCGCGACTGGTTAAACCCCAGCCTGGGCTATGTACGTACTTCCCGGGCACGGGCCAAAATCCAGGCGTGGTTTAAACATCAGGCGCGGGATCAAAACCTGGATGAGGGGCGCGTGCTGTTTGACCGAGAAATGCGCCGCCTGGATGTCGAGGGCCTCGATCTGCCCAAACTGGCCAAGGCCGTCAACTACCAAAACGCCGAGGACATGTACGCGGCCATCGGCGCCGGTGACCTGCGTATCGGTCAGGTGCTGCACCAGGCCCAGCAGCTATTTGGTGAAACCGATGACCAGGAGCAGCTCGACCGCCTGCTGGCCAAGCCAAAGCGTCAATCCAGCAAAGCCACCAAAAGCGATATCACGGTGCTCGGTGTTGGCAACCTTAAAACCAGTATGGCCAACTGCTGCCGCCCAGTGCCCGGCGAACCGATTATCGGCTTTATTACCCAGGGGCGTGGTGTCACCGTGCACCGCCAGGACTGCAGCAATATTCTGCAATTGCGCCTGGACGAACCCCAGCGCATTATCGAAGTGGAGTGGGGCGAGCGCGCCCAAACTCGTTATCCGGTGACCATCGAGATTCAGGCCTGGGATCGTTCCGGGCTGCTGCGCGATGTCACGGGCCTGCTGGGTAATGAAAAGGTCAACGTACTCGCCGTGAACACGCTCACCGATACCGATGAAGGCATTGCCCGGCTGCGCATTACTCTGGAAGTCGATGGCCTTGAATCCCTGGGGCGGTTGTTCTCGCGTATCCAGCAGTTGCCCAACGTTACCGAAGTACGTCGTTTGCGCAACGCCGACCTGGATCAACAAGTTCGCAAGGGAGGAGCATAA
- the ppc gene encoding phosphoenolpyruvate carboxylase: MSHDLHESLRDNVRILGDSLGRTIADDLGQAFVDKIETIRAHAKRGRQGDSLQQRELIEYLRELPERDLLPVTRAFNQFLNLANIAEQHYRARFRRVEDYKPGSQPVLGELLERAQQAGNSPRKLVEALANMRVELVLTAHPTEVIRRTLIQKYDAIDECLTAIESSDDYPERGARAQGRLEELISQAWHTDEIRHERPTPVDEAKWGFAVIENSLWQAVPDFHRDLDNLLLDTAGERLPLDAAPIRYASWMGGDRDGNPNVTAKVTREVLLLGRWMAADLYLRDLEQLKTELSMWKANSALKAEAGDVAEPYREVLKRLLARMESTRDWAKAELEGHNYNGGPIIETRDQLYSPLLACYRSLCDVGLDTIANGALLDTLRRVAVFGVTLTKLDLRQEASRHAQVIEELTSALGLGHYQEWDEAKRQAFLLEELTSRRPLIPRRWECSAESREVLDTFKVIAQEHSEALGTYIISMAAEPSDVLTVALLMKEVGGQVTLPIAPLFETLNDLDHAGDVVDQLLAIPGYRSLIDDRQEVMIGYSDSAKDAGQLAAAWAQYRAQESLVNVCHRHGVDLTLFHGRGGTVGRGGGPAHAAILSQPPGSVNGSLRVTEQGEMIRFKFGQPDIALRSMEIYACAVLEATLLPPRAPEPHWREEMDQLAKVAHTAYVGVVREDPDFVPYFRAVTPEGALGRLPLGSRPTKRRQDGGVETLRAIPWIFAWTQIRLMLPAWLGSGEAFSRRLEQPGGRDVLQEMRNEWPFFGTYLDMLEMLLAKADVAIAAYYEHRLVDEPSLKALGKQLRERFGRLEEAVLDILQQEKLLENTPLIRQAIDVRNPYIDPLHGLQAELLQRNRDADGAISADLSRALMVTMAGIAAGLRNTG; this comes from the coding sequence ATGAGTCACGACCTACACGAATCCCTGCGTGATAACGTGCGTATTCTGGGCGATAGCCTGGGGCGCACCATTGCCGATGATTTGGGCCAGGCATTTGTCGATAAAATTGAAACCATTCGCGCCCACGCCAAGCGCGGGCGCCAGGGCGACTCGCTGCAGCAGCGCGAATTGATCGAGTACCTGCGCGAGCTGCCCGAGCGGGATCTGCTGCCGGTCACCCGGGCGTTCAACCAGTTTTTAAACCTAGCCAATATTGCCGAGCAGCACTACCGGGCGCGCTTTCGTCGGGTTGAGGACTACAAGCCTGGCTCCCAGCCGGTGTTGGGTGAACTGCTTGAGCGTGCTCAGCAGGCGGGCAACTCACCGCGTAAACTGGTCGAGGCCCTCGCCAATATGCGCGTAGAGTTGGTGCTCACCGCTCACCCCACGGAAGTTATCCGGCGTACCTTGATCCAAAAATATGACGCCATTGATGAGTGCCTCACCGCTATTGAGAGCTCAGATGACTACCCTGAGCGGGGTGCCCGCGCCCAGGGCCGCCTGGAAGAACTGATTAGCCAGGCGTGGCATACCGATGAGATTCGCCACGAGCGGCCCACCCCGGTGGACGAGGCCAAGTGGGGCTTTGCGGTGATTGAGAACTCGCTGTGGCAGGCGGTGCCAGATTTCCATAGAGATTTGGATAACCTGCTGCTGGATACCGCCGGTGAACGCCTGCCACTGGATGCCGCCCCCATTCGCTACGCCTCCTGGATGGGCGGCGACCGCGATGGCAACCCCAACGTCACAGCTAAAGTGACCCGCGAGGTGCTGCTGTTAGGTCGCTGGATGGCCGCCGATCTTTATCTACGCGATCTCGAACAGCTTAAAACCGAGCTCTCCATGTGGAAGGCGAATAGTGCGCTCAAAGCCGAGGCGGGGGATGTGGCCGAGCCCTACCGCGAAGTGCTTAAACGTCTGCTCGCACGCATGGAGTCCACCCGGGATTGGGCCAAAGCAGAGTTGGAAGGGCACAACTATAACGGCGGGCCGATTATCGAAACCCGCGACCAGCTCTATTCACCGCTGCTCGCCTGCTACCGTTCGCTATGCGATGTGGGGCTGGACACTATCGCTAACGGCGCGCTGCTGGATACTCTGCGCCGGGTAGCCGTTTTTGGCGTCACCCTAACCAAGCTCGATCTGCGCCAAGAGGCCAGCCGCCATGCCCAGGTGATTGAAGAGCTGACTAGCGCCCTGGGTCTGGGCCATTACCAGGAGTGGGACGAAGCCAAACGTCAGGCTTTTCTGCTTGAGGAACTAACTTCACGTCGCCCGCTGATTCCGCGCCGCTGGGAATGCTCCGCCGAGTCCCGCGAAGTGCTGGATACCTTCAAAGTCATAGCACAGGAACATTCCGAAGCGCTGGGAACTTACATCATTTCCATGGCCGCTGAGCCCTCGGACGTGCTCACCGTGGCGCTGCTGATGAAAGAGGTGGGAGGGCAGGTAACGCTACCTATTGCACCGCTGTTTGAAACCCTTAACGACCTGGATCACGCAGGCGATGTGGTGGATCAACTGCTGGCGATACCGGGCTACCGTTCTCTGATCGATGACCGTCAGGAGGTCATGATTGGCTACTCGGACTCAGCAAAAGATGCCGGTCAGTTAGCCGCTGCCTGGGCGCAGTATCGCGCTCAGGAGTCGTTGGTGAATGTGTGTCACCGACACGGCGTTGATTTGACCCTGTTCCACGGTCGTGGCGGCACCGTGGGCCGTGGCGGCGGCCCAGCGCATGCGGCGATTCTCTCCCAGCCCCCCGGTTCGGTAAACGGCAGTTTGAGGGTGACCGAGCAGGGCGAGATGATTCGCTTCAAGTTTGGTCAGCCCGATATCGCCCTTCGCTCCATGGAGATCTACGCCTGCGCGGTGCTGGAAGCCACGCTACTGCCACCGCGTGCTCCGGAACCCCACTGGCGCGAGGAGATGGATCAGCTCGCCAAAGTAGCGCATACCGCCTATGTAGGCGTGGTGCGCGAAGACCCCGATTTTGTCCCCTATTTCCGGGCGGTCACACCAGAAGGTGCCTTGGGCAGGCTGCCGTTGGGCTCACGCCCCACCAAGCGGCGCCAGGATGGCGGGGTGGAAACCCTGCGCGCCATCCCATGGATTTTCGCCTGGACGCAGATTCGCTTAATGTTACCGGCGTGGCTGGGCAGCGGCGAAGCCTTCTCGCGACGCTTGGAGCAGCCCGGCGGGCGTGATGTGCTGCAAGAGATGCGCAATGAGTGGCCCTTCTTTGGCACCTACCTGGACATGCTGGAGATGCTGCTGGCCAAAGCCGATGTGGCGATTGCCGCTTACTACGAGCACCGCTTGGTCGATGAACCCTCGTTGAAGGCATTGGGTAAACAGCTGCGTGAACGCTTTGGGCGCTTGGAAGAGGCCGTGCTGGATATCTTGCAGCAGGAGAAACTGCTGGAGAATACGCCGCTGATTCGCCAGGCGATTGATGTGCGTAATCCCTACATCGATCCGCTCCACGGCCTGCAGGCGGAGCTGCTGCAGCGGAACCGCGACGCCGATGGGGCCATTAGCGCCGATCTTTCCCGTGCACTGATGGTCACCATGGCGGGGATAGCGGCGGGTCTACGTAACACGGGCTAA
- the mazG gene encoding nucleoside triphosphate pyrophosphohydrolase — MRHGIDDLLTLMQVLRDREQGCPWDLQQDWDTIVPHTLEEAYEVADAIERRAFDELPGELGDLLFQVVYYAQFGAEEQRFDFADIVDTLTAKMLRRHPHVFPEGTLASRRPPGVNAEEVQTQQVNSRWEALKADERAERAVEQPSVLDDVPRTLPALSRAAKLSKRAARVGFDWPDARGVVAKIREELAEVEEALAAGDQQHAQEEVGDLLFAVTNLARTLKADPEQCLRATNAKFERRFRFVERELSAAQRPLTEASLDEMEAHWQAAKAEEKQSTHS, encoded by the coding sequence ATGCGTCACGGTATCGATGACCTGCTGACCTTGATGCAGGTGCTGCGCGACCGGGAGCAGGGCTGCCCCTGGGATCTCCAGCAGGATTGGGACACTATTGTGCCTCACACCCTGGAAGAAGCCTACGAGGTCGCTGATGCCATCGAACGGCGCGCTTTTGACGAGCTACCCGGCGAGCTGGGCGATCTGCTCTTTCAAGTGGTCTACTACGCCCAATTCGGCGCGGAAGAGCAGCGCTTCGACTTTGCCGATATCGTCGATACGCTGACCGCCAAAATGCTGCGCCGCCATCCTCACGTATTCCCGGAAGGCACCCTGGCTTCCCGCCGCCCGCCGGGTGTGAATGCCGAGGAAGTACAAACCCAGCAGGTCAACAGCCGCTGGGAGGCGCTTAAAGCCGATGAGCGTGCTGAAAGGGCCGTTGAGCAGCCCTCTGTGCTCGACGATGTACCGCGCACGCTGCCCGCGCTTAGCCGTGCTGCCAAGCTGTCTAAACGCGCGGCTCGGGTAGGCTTTGACTGGCCCGATGCGCGCGGCGTGGTGGCTAAAATTCGTGAAGAACTGGCCGAAGTGGAAGAGGCGCTCGCCGCCGGTGATCAACAGCACGCCCAGGAAGAAGTCGGCGACTTGCTGTTTGCAGTGACCAATCTTGCCCGCACGCTGAAGGCTGACCCGGAGCAGTGCCTGCGCGCGACCAATGCCAAGTTTGAGCGCCGTTTCCGTTTTGTCGAGCGCGAGCTTAGCGCTGCCCAGCGGCCATTAACGGAGGCTTCCCTAGACGAGATGGAAGCCCACTGGCAGGCGGCGAAAGCAGAAGAAAAACAATCTACACATTCCTGA